In Engraulis encrasicolus isolate BLACKSEA-1 chromosome 24, IST_EnEncr_1.0, whole genome shotgun sequence, a single genomic region encodes these proteins:
- the ppm1ba gene encoding protein phosphatase 1B: MGAFLDKPKTEKHNAHGEGNGLRFGLSSMQGWRVEMEDAHTAALGLPHGLDDWSFFGVYDGHAGSRVANYASKHLLEHIVTGAGGAEELRRAGGGPGGGGGTGTVEGGQGTSPEPGAVDAVKSGIRAGFLAIDEHMRSFTDLRNGMDRSGSTAVGVLLSPHHLYFINCGDSRALLCRRGRVCFSTLDHKPCNPREKERIQNAGGSVMIQRVNGSLAVSRALGDYDYKCVDGKGPTEQLVSPEPEVFEIARAPEDEFVVLACDGIWDVMSNEELCEFVRSRLEVSADLEHVCNQLVDTCLHKGSRDNMSVVLVCLPNAPQVSEEASKKDAELDKFLETRVEEIIEKAGEEGMPDLVHVMRILASENIPNLPPGGGLASKHSVIEAVYTRLNPHREEDGNGADLEDPW, encoded by the exons ATGGGGGCGTTCCTAGACAAGCCGAAGACGGAGAAGCACAACGCCCATGGCGAGGGCAACGGGCTGCGCTTCGGCCTGAGCAGCATGCAGGGCTGGCGCGTGGAGATGGAGGACGCACACACGGCGGCGCTGGGCCTGCCGCACGGCCTGGACGACTGGTCCTTCTTCGGCGTGTACGACGGGCACGCGGGCTCGCGTGTGGCCAACTACGCCTCCAAGCACCTGCTGGAGCACATCGTGACCGGGGCGGGCGGCGCCGAGGAGCTCCGGAGGGCCGGGGGAGGGCCAGGCGGCGGAGGGGGCACAGGGACGGTCGAGGGAGGGCAGGGCACGAGCCCCGAGCCGGGTGCGGTGGACGCGGTGAAGAGCGGCATCCGCGCCGGCTTCCTGGCCATCGACGAGCACATGCGCAGCTTCACGGACCTGCGCAACGGCATGGACCGCAGCGGCTCGACGGCAGTGGGCGTGCTGCTGTCGCCGCACCACCTCTACTTCATCAACTGCGGCGACTCGCGCGCCCTGCTGTGCCGGCGCGGGCGCGTCTGCTTCTCCACGCTGGACCACAAGCCCTGCAACCCGCGCGAGAAGGAGCGCATCCAGAACGCCGGCGGCTCCGTCATGATCCAGCGCGTCAACGGCTCGCTGGCCGTCTCGCGGGCGCTGGGCGACTACGACTACAAGTGCGTGGACGGCAAGGGCCCCACCGAGCAGCTGGTGTCCCCCGAGCCCGAGGTCTTTGAGATCGCGCGCGCCCCTGAGGACGAGTTCGTGGTGCTGGCCTGCGACGGCATCTGGGACGTCATGAGCAACGAGGAACTGTGCGAGTTTGTGCGCTCGCGCCTTGAGGTGTCCGCCGACCTGGAGCACGTCTGCAACCAGCTGGTGGACACCTGCCTGCACAAG gGGAGTAGGGACAACATGAGCGTGGTGCTGGTGTGTTTGCCCAACGCCCCCCAGGTGTCAGAGGAGGCGTCCAAGAAGGATGCGGAGCTGGACAAGTTCCTGGAGACCCGTGTGGAAG agattattgagaaggcaggagaggagggcatgCCTGACCTGGTGCACGTCATGAGAATTCTCGCCTCAGAAAATATACCCAACCTCCCACCAGGGGGAGGCCTCGCCAGCAA GCACAGTGTTATTGAAGCAGTATACACTCGACTGAACCCACACAGGGAAGAGGATGGG